From one Rutidosis leptorrhynchoides isolate AG116_Rl617_1_P2 unplaced genomic scaffold, CSIRO_AGI_Rlap_v1 contig202, whole genome shotgun sequence genomic stretch:
- the LOC139881839 gene encoding gamma-tocopherol methyltransferase, chloroplastic-like: MSSRVDNFQLSTEVVTLEKEVGKLYDENSSTWEYVLGNHIHHGYYEPNAPIADLREAQFRMIEECLRFAGVPDEPEKFPKNVVDVGCGLGGSSLHMAKKYGAKCLGITLSAYQAQRANDLAAAQGLSDNVSFQVANALKQPFPDGKFDLVWSLESGEHMPEREKFVSELVRVAAPGAAIIIAAWCHRDLAPSEKFLKPKETKFLDKIKNAYHLAEWCSVADYVKLLESHPVQDIKSDDWTRYVTPFWPQVIGKGLTWRGFSSVLFGGFKTLQKSWPMIWMIQGYKRGVIKFGIVTCRKAK, from the exons ATGAGTAGCAGAGTGGATAACTTCCAACTTTCGACTGAAGTGGTCACTCTTGAGAAAGAAGTAGGAAAGTTATACGATGAGAACTCGAGTACATGGGAATATGTATTGGGAAATCACATTCACCATGGCTACTACGAACCAAACGCTCCCATTGCCGACTTAAGGGAAGCCCAATTCCGGATGATCGAGGAATGTCTTCGTTTCGCTGGTGTCCCTG ATGAGCCAGAAAAATTTCCGAAGAATGTAGTTGATGTCGGGTGCGGATTAGGGGGTAGCTCTCTTCACATGGCTAAGAAATATGGGGCTAAATGCCTTGGCATTACCTTAAGTGCGTATCAAGCTCAAAGGGCTAATGATCTTGCTGCTGCTCAAGGACTATCCGACAACGTCTCCTTCCAAGTTGCTAATGCTTTGAAGCAGCCATTTCCTGACGGCAAATTTGATCTTGTTTGGTCTTTGGAGAGTGGAGAACATATGCCTGAAAGAGAAAAG TTCGTTAGCGAATTGGTGAGAGTCGCTGCTCCAGGAGCCGCGATTATCATCGCAGCTTGGTGCCATAGGGATCTGGCTCCTTCTGAAAAATTCTTAAAGCCGAAGGAGACTAAGTTTCTAGACAAGATAAAGAATGCTTATCATCTCGCAGAATGGTGTTCAGTTGCTGACTATGTCAAATTACTAGAGTCCCATCCTGTTCAG GATATTAAGTCAGATGACTGGACTCGGTACGTAACCCCATTTTGGCCTCAGGTTATCGGAAAAGGATTAACGTGGAGGGGTTTTTCATCGGTGTTGTTCGGCG GTTTTAAGACCCTTCAAAAATCATGGCCAATGATTTGGATGATTCAAGGATACAAAAGAGGTGTTATTAAGTTTGGTATTGTTACATGTCGCAAGGCCAAATGA
- the LOC139881843 gene encoding uncharacterized protein: protein MDESKAQQILLQQQQQQKQQQQQQQIHQNQQQFLLLQQLQKQQQAAAAQQQQQMAAMARFPSNIDAHLRPPPSAANLRPINFPQNPNPNLQPQQPQQQHQNPNLSQQPSQSNPSLPQQQKPMPMRSLNQAELQMAYQDAWRVCRPDIKRPFSSLEDACERLLPYHVIADYEAEEDDRILDSDTTGQMPSRSQQWDHNIAAKVAEFTCTFEKQALAFNIITRKRGNGEFRAEERLMIEQVLLQDEKRAMLELRTEMEARERANREAQMRMAMAKAEQQARVDSQHADMLRGPIRANALIGSHGNNMAIGHDMGEQEHSVNPDGMMMNGWGNNGARDEKEPSEDFLNDDEENDNGETSNQDEWREAGDFDLNSR from the exons ATGGACGAATCAAAAGCTCAACAAATCCttcttcaacaacaacaacaacaaaagcagcagcaacaacaacagcagATTCATCAAAATCAGCAACAAtttcttctccttcaacaactcCAAAAACAACAACAAGCAGCAGCAGCTCAACAGCAACAACAAATGGCTGCAATGGCACGCTTTCCATCCAACATCGATGCGCATTTACGCCCTCCTCCTTCTGCGGCTAATCTTCGCCCAATCAATTTCCctcaaaaccctaaccctaatttgcagcctcaacaaccccaacaacaacatcaAAATCCTAATTTGTCCCAGCAACCATCGCAATCAAACCCTAGTTTGCCCCAGCAACAGAAACCGATGCCTATGCGTTCGCTGAATCAGGCTGAGCTACAGATGGCGTATCAGGACGCATGGCGTGTTTGCCGTCCCGATATTAAAAGACCTTTCTCCTCTCTCGAAGACGCATGCGAAAG GTTGCTTCCTTACCATGTGATAGCAGATTACGAAGCAGAGGAGGATGATAGAATCCTTGATTCTGACACCACAGGCCAGATGCCATCTCGATCACAGCAATGGGATCACAACATTGCTGCCAAAGTTGCTGAATTCACTTGTACTTTTGAAAAACAGGCCCTTGCCTTTAACATTATCACTCGCAAGCGAGGTAATGGAGAATTCAGAGCTGAGGAGAGGTTGATGATTGAGCAGGTTCTTCTCCAAGACGAGAAGCGTGCAATGCTTGAATTGAGAACTGAGATGGAGGCGAGGGAAAGGGCTAATCGGGAGGCTCAGATGCGAATGGCTATGGCTAAAGCAGAACAACAAGCTCGAGTCGACTCGCAGCATGCTGATATGCTGCGAGGTCCAATTAGGGCAAACGCTCTTATCGGGTCCCACGGCAACAATATGGCGATCGGTCATGATATGGGAGAACAGGAACACAGTGTTAATCCAGACGGGATGATGATGAATGGATGGGGAAACAATGGTGCGAGAGACGAGAAGGAGCCATCTGAAGATTTCTTGAACGATGACGAGGAGAACGATAACGGAGAGACCAGCAACCAAGATGAATGGCGTGAAGCTGGTGACTTTGATCTCAACAGCCGCTAA
- the LOC139881837 gene encoding uncharacterized protein — MKPKTNEPSRGQQYRDIQGERPNWILIAGGALLSTLSIRLGCKLKQAIETRQQASSSNSFKGFCIIEIFISTGWFLTITVPNMECLFDIMGLQHLREADHLLLVPNRTFIPMLKMTMVASTAFQNTTTASFSNPGRSYFHEITKLFFAVKIDLLVRATSSDVTYITLSASGLGNEGSSEVKHQPNGQMLSEPDVALPLVVVTPEFNKENSIMWASSPDCLELPRKPVHHSNCSDSPCVSESGSDIFSKREVIQKLRQQLKRRDDMILDMQDQITELQSSVNSQLEHSVLLQSQLELANGDLFESEREIQKLRKAIADHCMNSKPSNNPAWPSVARNGHGNGFRDGDSNYSSSPEKGKGDLEKIEMLKREIGELKELLEGKEFLLRSYKEQKSEMSVKMLELQQRLDSQLPNIL; from the exons ATGAAACCAAAAACAAATGAGCCGTCAAGAGGTCAGCAATACAGAGATATTCAGGGTGAGAGGCCGAATTGGATTCTTATAGCAGGTGGTGCCTTGTTGAGTACATTATCAATTCGTTTAGGTTGCAAGCTGAAGCAGGCAATTGAGACAAGGCAACAAGCCAGTTCTAGTAACAGCTTCAAAGGTTTTTGTATTATAGAAATTTTTATTTCAACCGGTTGGTTTTTGACTATTACTGTTCCTAACATGGAATGTTTGTTTGATATTATGGGATTGCAGCATCTAAGAGAAGCAGATCACCTGCTTCTTGTTCCAAATCGGACATTTATTCCTATGCTCAAGATGACGATGGTAGCTTCAACTGCGTTTCAG AATACAACTACGGCAAGTTTCAGTAATCCTGGTAGATCATATTTCCATGAGATAACTAAGTTGTTTTTtgctgtaaaaattgaccttttagtAAGAGCTACCAGTTCGGATGTTACTTATATCACATTAAGTGCTTCTGGTTTAG GAAATGAAGGTTCATCGGAGGTGAAGCACCAACCTAATGGTCAAATGCTGTCTGAACCTGACGTCGCTCTCCCTTTGGTGGTGGTTACACCTGAATTCAACAAGGAAAACAGTATTATGTGGGCATCGTCTCCGGATTGCCTTGAATTACCTCGAAAACCAGTCCACCATTCAAATTGCTCGGACTCGCCATGCGTGTCTGAATCTGGTTCTGATATCTTCAGCAAGAGAGAAGTCATACAGAAACTGAGGCAACAGTTAAAGAGAAGAGATGATATGATTCTCGATATGCAAGACCAGATTACAGAGTTACAGAGTTCCGTCAACTCTCAGTTGGAGCATTCCGTCCTTTTGCAGTCGCAACTCGAATTAGCTAACGGGGACTTGTTTGAGTCCGAGAGAGAGATTCAGAAACTGAGGAAAGCAATTGCTGATCATTGTATGAACAGTAAGCCTTCAAACAATCCGGCTTGGCCATCGGTGGCAAGAAATGGGCATGGGAATGGATTTCGTGATGGGGACAGCAATTACAGCAGTTCACCGGAGAAGGGTAAAGGAGATTTGGAGAAGATTGAGATGCTGAAGAGGGAAATAGGGGAGTTGAAGGAACTTCTTGAAGGTAAGGAATTCTTGTTGCGAAGCTACAAGGAACAGAAGTCGGAGATGTCAGTGAAGATGTTGGAATTGCAGCAGAGATTAGATTCTCAGCTTCCTAATATTTTGTAG